A stretch of the Panicum virgatum strain AP13 chromosome 9N, P.virgatum_v5, whole genome shotgun sequence genome encodes the following:
- the LOC120690528 gene encoding probable WRKY transcription factor 4 isoform X1 encodes MAAHDAPATAAAGDGARRPPPRPTLSLPPRSAVESLFAGASSAGAGAAETSPAPLTLAAAFFPDAPSPAFHGSFTQLLVGAIGSPAAAPAVPTPPSPFAVPPGLSPTALLGSPGLFSPTGSFEMSHQQALAQVTAQAVHSQFNMINHSDFSIPFSSTTTLASTSQPQHVNPANVTSTQEISTLPSHTGKKSIESNEISQGLQNSAPAFDKPADDGYNWRKYGQKAVKGGEYPRSYYKCTYAGCPVKKKVERSGEGHITQIIYRGQHNHQRPPKRRSKDGGGLLIEAGDFHENEDASTRSEPGSQNHSGKHGGSNDGIAGPLVSRRREGDEQLSGSSDSEEEEDAEQKVGNGDAGGANANRRHVPTPAQRIIVQTTSEVDLLDDGYRWRKYGQKVVKGNPHPRSYYKCTYQGCDVKKHIERSSQDPKAVITTYEGKHSHDVPAARNSSHAAAANANAASSTSLPHRGQNSASSSGRGADVSSASSMLLKEETEIT; translated from the exons ATGGCGGCCCACGACGCCCCCGCCACCGCAGCAGCAGGCGACggggcgcgccgcccgccgccgcggcccacgCTCTCCCTGCCCCCGCGCTCCGCCGTCGAGTCCCTCTTCGCCGGCGCCTcctcggccggcgccggcgccgccgagacCAGCCCCGCCCCgctcaccctcgccgccgcgttctTCCCCGACGCGCCCTCCCCGGCCTTCCACGGCTCCTTCACGCAGCTCCTCGTCGGCGCCATaggctcgcccgccgccgcgccggccgtccCCACGCCGCCGTCCCCGTTCGCCGTGCCGCCGGGCCTCAGCCCCACCGCGCTCCTCGGCTCGCCCGGCCTCTTCTCCCCAACG GGGAGTTTCGAGATGTCCCATCAACAAGCCTTAGCACAAGTAACAGCACAAGCAGTCCACTCACAGTTCAATATGATCAATCACTCAGATTTCTCGATCCCTTTTTCATCGACAACAACACTAGCTTCGACATCACAGCCTCAGCATGTCAACCCTGCCAATGTGACATCGACGCAGGAGATATCAACTCTGCCGTCACATACAGGTAAAAAGAGCATTGAATCTAATGAGATTTCACAAGGACTCCAAAATTCCGCACCCGCTTTTGATAAACCTGCTGACGATGGATACAACTGGCGGAAGTATGGCCAGAAGGCAGTTAAGGGTGGGGAGTATCCGAGGAGTTACTACAAATGTACCTATGCAGGTTGTCCAGTTAAGAAAAAAGTGGAGCGCTCAGGAGAAGGACACATCACTCAAATAATTTATAGAGGTCAGCACAACCACCAGCGGCCACCGAAAAGGAGGTCCAAAGATGGTGGTGGTCTCCTAATTGAAGCGGGTGATTTCCATGAGAATGAAGATGCTTCAACTAGATCAGAACCAGGCTCCCAAAACCACTCTGGGAAACATGGGGGTTCCAATGATGGCATAGCAGGGCCTCTGGTGTCAAGGAGGAGAGAAGGAGATGAGCAATTGTCGGGTTCAAGTGATagtgaggaggaggaagatgctGAACAAAAAGTTGGCAATGGAGATGCTGGTGGTGCAAATGCAAACAGAAG ACATGTGCCAACTCCAGCTCAAAGGATTATTGTGCAAACAACTAGTGAGGTAGATCTTCTTGATGATGGTTACCGATGGCGCAAGTATGGGCAGAAAGTGGTCAAAGGGAATCCACACCCAAG GAGTTACTACAAATGCACGTATCAAGGGTGTGATGTGAAGAAGCATATCGAAAGGTCATCGCAAGACCCGAAGGCTGTCATAACGACATACGAAGGGAAGCACAGCCACGATGTACCCGCAGCCAGGAACAGCAGTCATGCTGCCGCTGCTAACGCCAACGCGGCATCCTCCACCAGCTTACCACACAGGGGACAGAATTCAGCATCCAGTAGTGGCAGAGGAGCAGACGTGTCGTCGGCTTCTTCTATGCTACTAAAAGAGGAAACTGAAATAACATAA
- the LOC120690528 gene encoding probable WRKY transcription factor 3 isoform X2: MAAHDAPATAAAGDGARRPPPRPTLSLPPRSAVESLFAGASSAGAGAAETSPAPLTLAAAFFPDAPSPAFHGSFTQLLVGAIGSPAAAPAVPTPPSPFAVPPGLSPTALLGSPGLFSPTGSFEMSHQQALAQVTAQAVHSQFNMINHSDFSIPFSSTTTLASTSQPQHVNPANVTSTQEISTLPSHTGCPVKKKVERSGEGHITQIIYRGQHNHQRPPKRRSKDGGGLLIEAGDFHENEDASTRSEPGSQNHSGKHGGSNDGIAGPLVSRRREGDEQLSGSSDSEEEEDAEQKVGNGDAGGANANRRHVPTPAQRIIVQTTSEVDLLDDGYRWRKYGQKVVKGNPHPRSYYKCTYQGCDVKKHIERSSQDPKAVITTYEGKHSHDVPAARNSSHAAAANANAASSTSLPHRGQNSASSSGRGADVSSASSMLLKEETEIT; this comes from the exons ATGGCGGCCCACGACGCCCCCGCCACCGCAGCAGCAGGCGACggggcgcgccgcccgccgccgcggcccacgCTCTCCCTGCCCCCGCGCTCCGCCGTCGAGTCCCTCTTCGCCGGCGCCTcctcggccggcgccggcgccgccgagacCAGCCCCGCCCCgctcaccctcgccgccgcgttctTCCCCGACGCGCCCTCCCCGGCCTTCCACGGCTCCTTCACGCAGCTCCTCGTCGGCGCCATaggctcgcccgccgccgcgccggccgtccCCACGCCGCCGTCCCCGTTCGCCGTGCCGCCGGGCCTCAGCCCCACCGCGCTCCTCGGCTCGCCCGGCCTCTTCTCCCCAACG GGGAGTTTCGAGATGTCCCATCAACAAGCCTTAGCACAAGTAACAGCACAAGCAGTCCACTCACAGTTCAATATGATCAATCACTCAGATTTCTCGATCCCTTTTTCATCGACAACAACACTAGCTTCGACATCACAGCCTCAGCATGTCAACCCTGCCAATGTGACATCGACGCAGGAGATATCAACTCTGCCGTCACATACAG GTTGTCCAGTTAAGAAAAAAGTGGAGCGCTCAGGAGAAGGACACATCACTCAAATAATTTATAGAGGTCAGCACAACCACCAGCGGCCACCGAAAAGGAGGTCCAAAGATGGTGGTGGTCTCCTAATTGAAGCGGGTGATTTCCATGAGAATGAAGATGCTTCAACTAGATCAGAACCAGGCTCCCAAAACCACTCTGGGAAACATGGGGGTTCCAATGATGGCATAGCAGGGCCTCTGGTGTCAAGGAGGAGAGAAGGAGATGAGCAATTGTCGGGTTCAAGTGATagtgaggaggaggaagatgctGAACAAAAAGTTGGCAATGGAGATGCTGGTGGTGCAAATGCAAACAGAAG ACATGTGCCAACTCCAGCTCAAAGGATTATTGTGCAAACAACTAGTGAGGTAGATCTTCTTGATGATGGTTACCGATGGCGCAAGTATGGGCAGAAAGTGGTCAAAGGGAATCCACACCCAAG GAGTTACTACAAATGCACGTATCAAGGGTGTGATGTGAAGAAGCATATCGAAAGGTCATCGCAAGACCCGAAGGCTGTCATAACGACATACGAAGGGAAGCACAGCCACGATGTACCCGCAGCCAGGAACAGCAGTCATGCTGCCGCTGCTAACGCCAACGCGGCATCCTCCACCAGCTTACCACACAGGGGACAGAATTCAGCATCCAGTAGTGGCAGAGGAGCAGACGTGTCGTCGGCTTCTTCTATGCTACTAAAAGAGGAAACTGAAATAACATAA